The region TAAAAAAGTGGAAACGCTAATGGCCATGTCTTTAAAATTCACCCCCTCTAACACGCTAAACATCAAAACCCCTACTACCACCAGCACCGGATAAATCGCATTGCTAGGAATGGCTTTTAAAAGAGGCAAGCAAAAGAGCGTTAAAACAAAAAATAATCCGGTAAAAACCGCTGTCAGCCCTGTGCGGCCCCCCTCTTCAACCCCACTCGCGCTCTCTATAAAAGCTGTCGTAGTAGAAACGCCCACCACCGCGCTCCCTAAAGAAGCCACCGCATCCGCTTCCAAAGTCCTTTCCAATTCCTTATTTTTTTCTTCATCATTGAAAAAATCAGTCTTATGACCAATCCCTGCAAGCGTGCCTAAAGAATCAAACAAATCGGTTACAAAAAAAGTGATGATGACTGGCACTAACGCTAAAGTGAAAGCCCCACTCGCATCAAAAAAAATGCCCTTAATGTCTAATTGGAAAGCGATAGGACTAATGCTAGCAGGCATAGAAAAAAATTCGCTAGGGTAAGGGGCTAGCTTTAAAACCCATGCGAGAATGGAAGTGATTAAGACCGCTATAATAAAAGAACCCTTGATTTTAAGCGTGTAGAGCGCGAAAGTCAAAATGATCCCCACAACCCCCAATAACACATGCGGATCGCCAAAATCGCCTAAGGTTACAAGCGTAGCCTTATGGGTAACGACAATATGCATTTCTTTAAGGCCAATGAATGCGATAAAAGCCCCTATCCCCGCGCTCACCGCACGCCTTAAATCGCTAGGAATGCTTCGCATGACCCAACTTCTAAATTTAGTGAAAGACAAAATCACAAAAATCGCTCCCGAGAGCGCTACGATGCCTAAAGCGCTCTGCCAAGGGAGTTTTAGCCCCTGAACCAATCCAAAGCTGAAATAAGCTGACAACCCTAAGCCCACGCTCATAGCGATGGGGGTGTTTGCCCATAACCCGTTAAACACACTCGATAAGATAGTGATAATGGCAGTCGCGCTCAAAAGGGCTTCATAAGGCATGTTGGCGTGAGAAAGGATAAGAGCGTTTAAGGGCACGATGTAAATCATGGTGATAAAGGTCGTTAAACCCGCTCTAAACTCGGTGGCAATGTTCGTGT is a window of Helicobacter pylori NQ4053 DNA encoding:
- a CDS encoding NCS2 family permease, with product MGFFKLKEHNTNIATEFRAGLTTFITMIYIVPLNALILSHANMPYEALLSATAIITILSSVFNGLWANTPIAMSVGLGLSAYFSFGLVQGLKLPWQSALGIVALSGAIFVILSFTKFRSWVMRSIPSDLRRAVSAGIGAFIAFIGLKEMHIVVTHKATLVTLGDFGDPHVLLGVVGIILTFALYTLKIKGSFIIAVLITSILAWVLKLAPYPSEFFSMPASISPIAFQLDIKGIFFDASGAFTLALVPVIITFFVTDLFDSLGTLAGIGHKTDFFNDEEKNKELERTLEADAVASLGSAVVGVSTTTAFIESASGVEEGGRTGLTAVFTGLFFVLTLFCLPLLKAIPSNAIYPVLVVVGVLMFSVLEGVNFKDMAISVSTFLTVVMMPLTFSIADGLAFGFLSYSIIKLVQKDFKALNSGIIILCIISVSVFIFR